The Pseudomonas allokribbensis genome has a window encoding:
- a CDS encoding D-aminoacylase: protein MLYDTLIRNALVIDGSNSPGYTADVAILDGRIARIGDLRDVSATDEIDAAGRVLAPGFIDVHTHDDTVVIRQPQMLPKLSQGVTTVIVGNCGISAAPVSLKGDPPDPMNLLGTAAAFVYPRFSDYRAAVEAANTTLNVAALVGHTALRSNHLDDLFRTATDDEIAAMREQLRESLEAGALGLSTGLAYASAFSASTDEVMQLTEELNAFGAVYTTHLRSEFEPVLEAMDEAFRIGRHARSPVIVSHLKCAGVGNWGRSPQLLASLEEAAKTHPVGCDCYPYAASSSTLDLKQVTDAHRITITWSTPHPDMGGRDLMDIAAEWNLPLLDAAKRLQPAGAVYYGMDENDVRRILAHPLSMVGSDGLPEDPFPHPRLWGAFPRVLGHFSRDVGLFPLHTAVHKMTGLSAARFGLKERGEIREGYWADLVLFDPATVRDVADFSDPQRPAQGIDGVWINGVSSYRDGQASGRREGRFLARQGDLRAGFARAL, encoded by the coding sequence ATGCTGTACGACACACTGATTCGCAACGCCCTGGTCATCGACGGCAGCAACAGCCCCGGCTATACCGCTGACGTGGCAATCCTCGATGGCCGCATCGCGCGCATCGGTGACTTGCGCGATGTGAGCGCCACCGATGAAATCGACGCCGCCGGCCGAGTGCTGGCGCCGGGCTTCATCGACGTGCACACCCACGACGACACCGTGGTGATCCGCCAGCCGCAGATGCTGCCCAAGCTCAGCCAGGGCGTGACCACGGTGATTGTCGGCAACTGCGGCATCAGCGCAGCACCGGTCAGTCTCAAGGGCGATCCACCGGATCCGATGAACCTGCTCGGCACTGCCGCCGCATTCGTCTATCCACGTTTCAGCGATTACCGCGCGGCGGTCGAAGCGGCCAACACCACGCTGAACGTCGCGGCACTGGTGGGGCACACGGCACTGCGCAGCAATCACCTCGATGATCTGTTTCGCACCGCGACTGACGATGAAATCGCCGCGATGCGCGAGCAGTTGCGTGAAAGCCTGGAGGCGGGCGCCCTTGGTTTATCCACAGGTCTGGCGTATGCGAGCGCGTTCTCGGCATCCACTGATGAAGTCATGCAGCTGACTGAAGAATTGAACGCGTTCGGCGCCGTGTACACCACCCATCTGCGCAGCGAATTCGAACCGGTGCTGGAGGCTATGGACGAAGCCTTTCGCATCGGCCGCCACGCCCGTTCGCCGGTGATCGTTTCCCACCTCAAGTGTGCCGGCGTAGGTAACTGGGGGCGCAGTCCGCAGTTGCTCGCGTCGCTGGAAGAAGCGGCGAAAACCCACCCGGTCGGCTGTGATTGCTACCCGTATGCGGCGAGTTCTTCGACGCTGGATCTGAAGCAGGTGACCGATGCCCACCGTATCACCATTACCTGGTCGACACCGCATCCGGACATGGGCGGCCGTGATCTCATGGATATCGCCGCGGAATGGAATCTGCCATTGCTCGACGCCGCCAAGCGTCTGCAACCGGCGGGCGCGGTGTATTACGGCATGGACGAGAACGACGTGCGCCGGATCCTCGCCCATCCGCTGTCGATGGTCGGTTCCGACGGCCTGCCGGAAGACCCGTTCCCGCACCCGCGCCTGTGGGGCGCTTTCCCTCGGGTGCTCGGGCATTTCAGTCGTGATGTAGGCCTGTTTCCGCTGCACACCGCCGTGCACAAGATGACCGGTCTTTCGGCGGCGCGCTTTGGCTTGAAGGAAAGAGGCGAGATCCGGGAAGGCTATTGGGCCGATCTGGTGTTGTTCGACCCCGCAACCGTACGTGACGTGGCTGATTTCAGCGATCCGCAACGACCGGCGCAAGGCATCGATGGTGTGTGGATCAATGGCGTGTCGAGTTATCGCGACGGACAGGCCAGCGGTCGGCGTGAAGGCCGATTCCTTGCCAGACAAGGGGATTTGCGCGCGGGATTCGCGCGCGCGTTGTGA
- a CDS encoding HAD family hydrolase, with the protein MDGVLIQSREVIEFAWTTVARNYGVAVDQAFIDDHIHGRPGGYTLQALFGQFDEQTRVAIKQEVDAIEEVSICSLVPGVAAFIAQLNGRVPLALVTSSWRARVDHVLQQHDLTSVFDCIICRDDVRSGKPAPDPYRLAAARLERQSDECLVFEDSVSGVQSAVSSGALCIGIGDDPTLTTHGALRTYADFTALPVSQGGVDTHLYADGGLFISGQLAQRFARS; encoded by the coding sequence ATGGACGGCGTGCTTATCCAGTCTCGCGAGGTCATCGAGTTCGCCTGGACCACGGTGGCGCGCAACTACGGTGTTGCCGTCGATCAGGCGTTCATCGACGATCACATTCACGGTCGCCCGGGCGGTTACACCCTGCAGGCCCTGTTTGGTCAGTTCGACGAACAGACGCGCGTGGCCATCAAGCAAGAAGTCGACGCCATCGAAGAGGTTTCGATCTGTTCGCTGGTGCCGGGCGTCGCTGCGTTCATCGCCCAATTGAATGGGCGCGTGCCGCTGGCGCTGGTGACCAGCAGTTGGCGAGCGCGAGTCGACCACGTTTTGCAGCAACACGACCTGACGTCGGTTTTCGACTGCATCATCTGCCGCGACGATGTGCGCAGTGGCAAACCGGCTCCCGATCCTTATCGCCTGGCCGCTGCCCGACTGGAGCGTCAGAGCGATGAATGCCTGGTCTTCGAAGATTCCGTCAGCGGCGTGCAGTCGGCGGTCAGCAGCGGCGCGCTGTGCATCGGTATCGGCGACGACCCGACGCTGACCACTCACGGGGCACTGCGGACGTACGCGGATTTCACGGCGCTCCCGGTCTCGCAGGGCGGGGTGGATACACACCTCTATGCCGACGGTGGGTTGTTTATCAGCGGGCAGCTTGCCCAGAGGTTCGCACGCTCATGA
- a CDS encoding NAD-dependent epimerase/dehydratase family protein produces MNVFVTGAAGFIGGSIATGLVKAGHTVTGLVRGAEQADELKALGITPVIGTLDDKALLAEQARAADAVINAASSDHRGAVEALLDALRGSNKVFLHTSGSSIVGDASGGKSSDVIYFEDNLPEPTVDKAARVAIDNLILAAAKDGVNSAVICNTLIYGHSLGVHRDSVQLPRLLKQARKSGVVRHVGTGQNIWSNVHIEDVVSLYLLALTKNVPGTFYFVESGEASFIDMTTAMAQALNLGQPQDWPLKDAEAEWGYEMANYGLGSNSRVRGKHARELLGWVPKRTSVVEWIRNEMV; encoded by the coding sequence ATGAACGTATTCGTCACCGGCGCTGCCGGCTTTATCGGCGGCTCCATCGCTACCGGTCTGGTCAAGGCCGGGCACACCGTCACCGGTCTGGTGCGCGGCGCCGAGCAGGCTGATGAGTTGAAAGCACTGGGCATCACCCCGGTGATCGGCACCCTCGACGACAAGGCACTGCTGGCCGAACAGGCCCGCGCCGCCGACGCCGTGATCAACGCCGCCAGCAGCGACCATCGCGGCGCGGTCGAAGCCTTGCTCGATGCCCTGCGCGGCTCGAACAAAGTGTTCCTGCACACCAGCGGTTCGAGCATCGTCGGCGATGCGTCGGGCGGCAAATCCAGCGATGTCATCTACTTCGAAGACAACCTGCCGGAGCCGACCGTCGACAAGGCCGCACGCGTGGCCATCGACAACCTGATCCTCGCCGCAGCGAAGGATGGCGTGAACTCGGCCGTCATCTGCAACACCCTGATCTACGGCCACAGCCTGGGCGTCCATCGCGACAGCGTGCAACTGCCGCGCCTGCTGAAACAGGCGCGCAAAAGCGGCGTGGTGCGTCACGTCGGCACTGGCCAGAACATCTGGTCCAACGTGCACATCGAAGACGTGGTGTCTCTGTACCTGCTGGCGCTGACCAAAAACGTCCCGGGCACGTTCTACTTCGTCGAAAGCGGCGAAGCGTCGTTCATCGACATGACCACCGCCATGGCCCAGGCCCTGAATCTGGGCCAGCCACAGGACTGGCCGCTGAAAGACGCCGAAGCAGAGTGGGGCTACGAAATGGCCAACTACGGCCTGGGCTCCAACAGCCGGGTACGCGGCAAACACGCCCGTGAGCTGCTGGGCTGGGTACCGAAGCGCACGTCAGTGGTCGAGTGGATTCGCAACGAAATGGTGTGA
- a CDS encoding LysR family transcriptional regulator, translating into MKARSDELQIFVCVIECGSISAAAEQVGQTPSAVSRTLSRLEAKLDTTLINRTTRRMDLTEEGKYFFEQAKLILDQLDQLEERLSSRQQTPSGRLRINAASPFMLHAIVPYIDEFRRLYPDIQLELNSNDLIIDLLEQSTDVAIRIGTLADSTLHARSLGCSPLLIVASPAYLEKHGAPLEVADLSEHTLLGFTQNEGLNQWPLRYVHGDRWPITPVISASSGETVRHLALEGQGIACLSHFMTIDDIRAGRLKVLLAEFNSGYRQPINAVYYRNSQLALRIQCFLDFIQSKLAAYASADFKG; encoded by the coding sequence GTGAAAGCCAGATCCGATGAGTTGCAGATTTTCGTCTGCGTGATCGAATGCGGTTCGATCTCCGCCGCCGCCGAGCAGGTCGGACAGACGCCGTCGGCCGTCAGCCGCACGCTGTCGCGGCTGGAAGCCAAGCTCGACACCACGCTGATCAACCGCACGACCCGGCGCATGGACCTGACCGAGGAAGGCAAGTATTTCTTCGAACAGGCCAAGCTGATCCTCGACCAGCTGGATCAGCTCGAGGAGCGCCTTTCTTCGCGCCAACAGACGCCGTCCGGTCGGCTGCGAATCAACGCCGCATCGCCGTTCATGCTCCACGCCATCGTGCCGTACATCGACGAATTCCGGCGGCTGTACCCGGACATCCAGCTCGAACTCAACAGCAATGACTTGATCATTGACCTGCTGGAACAAAGCACCGACGTCGCCATCCGCATCGGCACCCTCGCCGATTCGACGTTGCATGCCCGCTCGCTCGGTTGCAGTCCGCTGTTGATCGTTGCCAGTCCCGCCTATCTGGAAAAACACGGCGCGCCGCTGGAAGTGGCCGACCTCAGCGAACACACCTTGCTCGGCTTCACCCAGAACGAAGGCCTCAACCAGTGGCCGCTGCGTTACGTACACGGTGATCGCTGGCCGATCACCCCGGTGATCAGCGCCTCCAGCGGCGAGACGGTTCGGCATCTGGCGCTGGAAGGCCAGGGCATTGCCTGCCTCTCGCATTTCATGACCATCGACGACATTCGCGCCGGGCGCCTCAAGGTGTTGCTGGCGGAATTCAACAGCGGTTATCGCCAACCGATCAACGCGGTGTACTACCGCAACTCGCAACTGGCGCTGCGGATCCAGTGCTTCCTGGACTTCATCCAGAGCAAACTGGCGGCTTACGCCAGTGCTGATTTCAAAGGCTGA
- a CDS encoding carbamoyltransferase family protein, with protein sequence MVILGITNNDLSGACLVRDGQILSAVSEERFTRIKDHKIWPAKSIEFVLSQAGVSLEDIDYVAYGWNAGFNADKHLELYFDRIVEEVRNNPEGLAQFRQRVTDEVRNDREKRAEFDQYIVANGLAGKAYYIDHHECHALGAYVCSPFDEALTLTCDGRGDFQSLTVTWYSPTETTVLQRETSIDSLGYFYGRITHLLGYKPNRHEGKVTGLAAFGDPQKLLGVMQQMIRFEDGRIKARCGDLFVPSYNHYSESLETLFSRETPEDIAAAVQRHSEDLLVAIVKHHLEQRGSTNLCLAGGVFGNVKLNQRLREIPGVKNVYVLPCMGDGGLALAAAVGAAYLENGTRFKNPAMTLGPESRSVSQNINLIHRDYPELGYHTPSNIIDVLTDALMENQVLGMFKGKMEFGPRSLCNRSIVYHAQDGEVNDWLNKRMHRTEFMPFGPVTAIEQAAACYVGWDEDQVAADTMTMTYDCHPQFSEASPAVVHIDGTARPQIIRPERDPFMHRLLNAWHERTGQAALINTSFNRHEEPIVCSPQDALDALKEGMVDLVVMSESLIVWRKGKNSFTQQRFE encoded by the coding sequence ATGGTCATTTTGGGCATTACCAATAACGATTTGTCGGGCGCTTGCCTGGTACGCGATGGTCAGATTCTCTCGGCGGTCAGCGAAGAGCGTTTCACCCGCATCAAGGACCACAAGATCTGGCCCGCCAAGTCCATCGAGTTTGTGTTGAGCCAGGCTGGCGTGTCACTGGAAGATATCGACTACGTGGCTTACGGATGGAATGCCGGTTTCAACGCAGATAAACACCTTGAGTTGTATTTCGACCGAATCGTCGAGGAAGTCCGGAACAACCCCGAAGGCCTGGCGCAGTTCCGCCAGCGGGTCACCGATGAAGTCCGAAACGACAGAGAGAAGCGTGCCGAATTCGACCAATACATTGTCGCCAATGGCCTGGCCGGCAAGGCGTATTACATCGACCACCATGAATGCCACGCCCTCGGTGCTTATGTCTGCTCGCCGTTCGATGAAGCCTTGACCCTGACCTGTGACGGGCGCGGCGACTTCCAGTCGCTGACCGTGACCTGGTACAGCCCGACCGAAACCACGGTGCTGCAGCGCGAAACCAGCATCGACAGCCTGGGTTACTTCTACGGCCGGATCACTCATTTGCTGGGCTACAAACCGAACCGGCATGAAGGCAAGGTCACGGGGCTGGCCGCTTTTGGTGATCCGCAGAAGTTGCTGGGGGTGATGCAGCAGATGATCCGTTTTGAAGACGGGCGCATCAAAGCCCGTTGCGGCGACCTGTTCGTACCGTCCTACAACCACTACAGCGAATCACTGGAAACCCTTTTCTCCCGGGAAACCCCCGAGGATATCGCCGCCGCCGTGCAGCGCCACTCCGAAGACTTGCTGGTGGCGATCGTCAAACATCACCTGGAACAACGCGGCAGCACCAACCTGTGCCTGGCCGGCGGTGTGTTTGGCAACGTCAAACTCAACCAGCGCCTGCGCGAGATTCCCGGCGTGAAAAACGTCTATGTGCTGCCGTGCATGGGCGATGGCGGGTTGGCGCTGGCGGCGGCTGTCGGGGCGGCGTACCTGGAGAACGGTACCCGCTTCAAGAATCCGGCAATGACCCTCGGGCCGGAATCGCGCAGCGTTTCGCAGAACATCAACCTGATCCATCGCGACTACCCTGAACTCGGTTATCACACACCGTCGAACATCATCGACGTGCTGACCGACGCACTGATGGAAAACCAGGTGCTGGGCATGTTCAAGGGCAAGATGGAGTTCGGCCCGCGCTCACTGTGCAACCGCAGCATCGTCTATCACGCGCAGGATGGCGAAGTGAACGACTGGCTGAACAAACGCATGCACCGCACCGAGTTCATGCCGTTCGGCCCGGTCACCGCCATTGAACAGGCAGCGGCCTGCTACGTCGGCTGGGATGAGGATCAAGTGGCGGCAGACACCATGACCATGACCTACGATTGTCATCCGCAGTTCAGCGAAGCGAGCCCGGCGGTGGTGCACATCGATGGCACGGCGCGGCCGCAGATCATTCGCCCGGAGCGTGATCCATTCATGCATCGGCTGTTGAATGCCTGGCATGAGCGGACCGGTCAGGCAGCGTTGATCAACACCTCGTTCAACCGGCACGAAGAGCCGATCGTGTGTTCGCCTCAGGATGCGCTGGATGCGTTGAAAGAAGGGATGGTCGATCTGGTGGTGATGAGTGAATCACTGATTGTCTGGCGCAAAGGCAAAAACAGCTTCACCCAACAACGCTTCGAATAA
- a CDS encoding YdcF family protein, producing MTPTLRHATVLWNFLGAGRQHSDCELIVVCGSYDLRVCDYACQLLKKGVAPHLLFTGNTGNWTKHLWERTEADIFAQRAMVQGVSADQFTLESRATNFAENIAFARALFPDVRRATFLTKPNSIRRVALTLPVQWPGLEAWVDAPSFSFPGEVSNLIGVLGLIDEMVGDVHRIMVYPSLGFQVEQVIPEEVEVAWRYLIEQGFDHHLIKGRH from the coding sequence ATGACACCGACCTTGCGACACGCGACCGTCCTGTGGAATTTCCTGGGGGCGGGGCGCCAACACAGCGATTGTGAGCTGATCGTGGTGTGCGGCTCCTACGACCTGCGGGTCTGCGATTACGCCTGCCAGTTGCTGAAAAAAGGCGTCGCCCCGCATCTGTTGTTTACCGGCAACACTGGTAACTGGACGAAGCATTTGTGGGAACGGACCGAAGCCGATATTTTTGCGCAACGGGCCATGGTGCAAGGCGTTTCGGCGGATCAGTTCACCCTCGAATCCCGTGCCACCAACTTCGCCGAGAACATCGCGTTTGCCCGAGCGTTGTTCCCGGACGTGCGCCGGGCGACGTTCCTGACCAAACCGAATTCGATCCGGCGCGTGGCGTTGACCTTGCCCGTTCAATGGCCAGGGCTTGAGGCCTGGGTGGATGCGCCGTCCTTCAGTTTTCCGGGGGAGGTCAGCAACCTGATCGGGGTCCTGGGGCTGATCGACGAAATGGTCGGGGATGTGCACCGGATCATGGTTTACCCTTCGCTGGGCTTTCAGGTCGAGCAGGTGATTCCCGAGGAAGTCGAGGTAGCCTGGCGCTACCTGATCGAACAAGGATTCGATCACCATTTGATCAAAGGCAGACACTGA
- a CDS encoding AraC family transcriptional regulator, protein MQSLGFTSVPPLLKYLRHAEHLGMAIEPALAAAGLQAQQLSDNSLRLPGETHERLLDYFCEHSGDPLFGLNAANFVLPNSWSVLGYITMNCATLGDAMSRIMPFEKLVGDMGVSRAEVQDSHVHLIWSCRFERPRIRRHLVENVLGSWLQYARWIADTQLSPAAVWLEHSRPADATLEQYEQFFECPVLFDQPYSALIVPLPYLQLPLRQADAHLLRTLEEHAQSLMATLEDASLEQRVKSILRQLLKEGLPRKEQVAEHLAVSVRTLQRQLHQAGTSYQQILDDLRQELAEHYLLNSTLPIQDIAQYLGFTEPRSFHRTFKSRRGMPPGEFRQTHRVANDS, encoded by the coding sequence ATGCAATCGCTCGGCTTCACCTCCGTTCCGCCGCTGCTCAAGTACCTGCGCCACGCCGAACATCTGGGCATGGCCATCGAGCCTGCATTGGCGGCGGCCGGGTTGCAGGCGCAGCAGTTGAGCGACAACAGCCTGCGACTGCCGGGTGAAACCCATGAACGGTTGCTCGATTATTTCTGCGAACACTCGGGCGATCCGCTGTTCGGCCTCAATGCCGCGAATTTCGTGCTGCCCAACTCCTGGAGCGTGCTGGGCTACATCACCATGAACTGCGCGACACTGGGCGACGCCATGAGCCGCATCATGCCATTCGAAAAACTGGTGGGCGACATGGGTGTGAGCCGCGCCGAGGTTCAGGACAGCCACGTGCACCTGATCTGGAGCTGCCGCTTTGAGCGCCCGCGAATTCGCCGGCATCTGGTGGAAAACGTACTCGGTTCCTGGCTTCAATATGCGCGTTGGATCGCCGACACCCAATTGTCGCCGGCCGCTGTGTGGCTGGAGCACTCACGTCCGGCGGACGCGACGCTGGAACAGTACGAACAGTTTTTCGAATGCCCGGTGCTGTTCGATCAGCCTTACTCCGCGCTGATCGTGCCGTTACCGTATTTGCAGTTGCCGTTGCGCCAGGCCGATGCGCATTTGCTGCGCACCTTGGAAGAACACGCTCAGAGCCTGATGGCGACGCTGGAGGACGCGTCGCTGGAGCAACGGGTCAAAAGCATCCTGCGCCAGTTGCTCAAGGAAGGCCTGCCGCGCAAGGAACAGGTGGCCGAACATCTCGCCGTGTCCGTGCGCACGCTGCAACGCCAGTTGCATCAGGCCGGCACCTCGTATCAGCAGATCCTCGATGACTTGCGCCAGGAGCTGGCCGAGCATTACCTGTTAAACAGTACGTTGCCGATTCAGGACATCGCCCAGTATCTGGGCTTCACCGAACCGCGCTCGTTTCACCGCACGTTCAAGAGCCGGCGTGGCATGCCGCCCGGTGAGTTTCGGCAGACTCACCGGGTAGCGAACGACAGTTAG
- a CDS encoding FAD-binding oxidoreductase yields MRRWNGWGDATTVVELPAQGASFLHERLGEGRALPDATLEAAMARVPVSRLAEHALYSIDAHDRLLHARGQSLPDWLALREGALGNYPDAVAFPETAEHIRQLLALAQAQDLCLIPYGGGTSVAGHINPPDSARPVVTVSLARMNRLLDLDEPSLLATFGPGASGPQVESQLRARGYTLGHFPQSWELSTLGGWVASRSSGQQSLRYGRIEQLFAGGTLETFAGPLQIPTFPASAAGPDLREVVLGCEGRFGIISEVKVRVSALPADERFYGVFLPSWSKALQAIQQLAQARVPLSMLRLSNAVETETQLALAGHPQQIAWLEKYLSLRGAGEGKCLLTFGVTGNRRQNALSLSQARQHLKAFGGVFTGTLLGKKWAQNRFRFPYLRENLWNAGYVVDTLETATDWSNVDNLLSLIENSLRDALAAEGERVHVFTHLSHVYGEGSSIYTTYVFRPAADYPATLARWKALKHAASQTIVDNHGTISHQHGVGKDHAPYLPREKGELAMDTLQALSRHFDPAGRLNPGTLLQE; encoded by the coding sequence ATGCGACGCTGGAACGGCTGGGGAGATGCAACAACGGTGGTCGAACTGCCGGCCCAGGGCGCAAGTTTTCTCCATGAGCGACTAGGGGAGGGCCGAGCGCTGCCCGATGCGACGCTTGAAGCGGCGATGGCCCGCGTACCGGTCTCGCGGCTGGCGGAGCACGCGTTGTACAGCATCGATGCCCATGACCGTCTGCTGCATGCCCGGGGGCAGAGCCTGCCGGACTGGCTGGCATTGCGCGAAGGTGCGCTGGGCAACTATCCCGACGCCGTGGCGTTCCCGGAAACCGCTGAACACATCCGCCAGTTGCTGGCGCTCGCCCAGGCGCAGGACCTGTGCCTGATTCCCTACGGCGGCGGCACGTCGGTGGCCGGGCACATCAATCCGCCCGACTCTGCTCGACCCGTGGTGACAGTGTCTCTGGCGCGGATGAATCGTCTGCTCGACCTCGATGAACCAAGCCTGCTGGCGACTTTCGGTCCCGGCGCCAGTGGGCCGCAGGTGGAAAGTCAATTGCGCGCCCGTGGCTACACGCTGGGGCATTTCCCGCAGTCGTGGGAGTTGTCGACGCTGGGCGGCTGGGTGGCCAGTCGTTCCAGTGGCCAGCAATCGCTGCGTTATGGGCGGATCGAGCAACTGTTCGCCGGCGGGACGCTGGAAACCTTTGCCGGGCCCCTGCAAATTCCAACTTTCCCGGCGTCGGCGGCTGGCCCGGATCTGCGTGAAGTGGTGCTGGGTTGCGAAGGGCGTTTCGGGATCATTTCCGAGGTCAAGGTGCGGGTCAGCGCGCTGCCGGCCGATGAGCGTTTCTACGGCGTGTTTCTGCCCAGTTGGAGCAAGGCACTGCAAGCCATTCAGCAACTTGCGCAAGCGCGGGTGCCGCTGTCGATGCTGCGTTTGTCCAACGCAGTGGAAACCGAAACCCAGTTGGCGCTGGCCGGCCATCCGCAGCAGATCGCCTGGCTGGAAAAGTATCTGAGTTTGCGCGGAGCGGGGGAAGGTAAGTGCCTGCTGACCTTCGGCGTGACCGGCAATCGCCGGCAGAATGCGTTGTCCCTGAGCCAGGCACGCCAGCACCTGAAGGCATTCGGCGGGGTGTTCACCGGCACACTGCTCGGCAAGAAGTGGGCGCAGAACCGCTTCCGTTTTCCCTACCTGCGCGAGAATCTGTGGAACGCCGGTTATGTGGTCGACACCCTCGAAACCGCCACCGACTGGAGCAACGTCGACAACCTGCTCAGCCTGATCGAAAACAGCCTGCGCGATGCCCTCGCGGCTGAAGGAGAGCGGGTTCATGTGTTCACGCATCTGTCCCACGTCTACGGCGAAGGCTCGAGCATCTACACCACCTACGTGTTTCGCCCGGCGGCGGACTATCCCGCGACGCTGGCCCGCTGGAAGGCCCTGAAGCACGCGGCCAGCCAGACCATCGTCGACAACCACGGCACCATCAGCCACCAGCACGGCGTAGGCAAGGATCACGCGCCGTACCTGCCGCGCGAAAAGGGCGAGCTGGCGATGGACACCTTGCAGGCGCTGAGCCGGCACTTCGACCCGGCCGGGCGCCTGAACCCCGGCACGCTGTTGCAGGAGTGA
- a CDS encoding glyoxalase superfamily protein translates to MSFGKTTPILRIFDEAKALEFYVDFLGFKIDWQHRFEPGFPLYLQVSRGECVLHLSEHHGDATPGSALRIETDELEAFQQQLLAKNYKFSHPGIQAMPWGSQDMTIADPFGNRLVFTNAISL, encoded by the coding sequence ATGAGCTTCGGTAAAACCACCCCGATCCTGCGGATTTTCGATGAAGCCAAGGCCTTGGAGTTCTATGTCGACTTCCTCGGTTTCAAGATCGACTGGCAGCACCGTTTCGAACCCGGTTTCCCGTTGTACCTGCAAGTCTCCCGGGGCGAATGTGTGTTGCACCTGTCCGAGCATCATGGCGATGCAACACCGGGTTCGGCCCTGCGAATCGAGACCGATGAACTGGAGGCGTTCCAGCAGCAACTGCTGGCGAAGAACTACAAGTTTTCGCACCCGGGCATTCAGGCCATGCCGTGGGGCAGCCAGGACATGACCATCGCCGATCCGTTCGGCAATCGCCTGGTGTTCACCAACGCGATCAGTCTCTAA
- a CDS encoding MFS transporter, giving the protein MYLIFFGFFAAEGIIYPFWPTWLNSLGFSASQIGLLIAAVYWPQVVTGVLITYVADWRVDQLRLAAFLGFSASLCTLLFYFMPVHLWGFVCLSILFGGLWMVVLPLSESYLLKRDKQALQNYGWVRAVGSSAFILTSTLGGLLFAQYSQSWVPVVIAACMLLTALACLWLKRQVTLAHLQPPERATKRPDWKALFAQKGLLIAIAAASFIQLSHTLYFSTASIGWGVKGYSSTAIGVFWSVAVIAEITYFAFSNKVLSFCSPLPIVMFSSVCAAARWALFSESDAVPVILLGQCLHALSFAAYHSAIMRCIRDHAPPDIQVFTQGVYYSLAVALPMGLATPFAGYLYETQPQWSWYVMALFALMGTVLAFIAHQKMRSATDATTNVYSRLL; this is encoded by the coding sequence ATGTATCTGATCTTTTTCGGGTTCTTTGCGGCAGAAGGGATCATCTATCCGTTCTGGCCGACCTGGCTGAATTCGCTGGGTTTCAGCGCCAGCCAGATTGGCCTGCTGATCGCGGCGGTCTATTGGCCCCAAGTCGTGACCGGAGTGTTGATCACTTACGTGGCCGATTGGCGCGTGGACCAATTGCGGCTCGCGGCGTTTCTCGGTTTCTCGGCGTCGTTGTGTACGTTGCTGTTCTATTTCATGCCGGTGCACCTGTGGGGATTCGTGTGCCTGAGCATCCTGTTTGGCGGGCTGTGGATGGTGGTGTTGCCGCTGTCCGAGTCCTATCTGCTCAAGCGTGACAAGCAAGCCCTGCAGAACTACGGCTGGGTCCGTGCGGTGGGCTCTTCAGCATTTATCCTGACTTCGACCCTCGGCGGCCTGTTGTTTGCGCAGTACAGCCAGTCATGGGTGCCGGTGGTGATTGCCGCGTGCATGTTGCTCACCGCGCTGGCGTGCCTGTGGCTGAAGCGTCAGGTCACGCTGGCGCATCTGCAACCGCCCGAGCGTGCGACGAAACGGCCCGACTGGAAGGCGCTGTTCGCCCAAAAAGGCCTGTTGATCGCGATTGCCGCCGCCAGCTTCATTCAACTGAGTCACACCCTGTACTTTTCCACGGCGTCGATTGGCTGGGGCGTGAAGGGCTATTCTTCAACCGCCATCGGGGTGTTCTGGTCAGTGGCGGTGATCGCGGAAATCACTTATTTCGCGTTCTCCAACAAGGTCCTGTCGTTCTGTTCGCCGTTGCCCATCGTGATGTTTTCCAGTGTCTGTGCGGCGGCGCGCTGGGCGTTGTTTTCCGAAAGCGATGCGGTGCCGGTGATCCTGCTGGGGCAATGCCTGCACGCCTTGAGTTTCGCGGCGTATCACTCGGCGATCATGCGCTGCATTCGCGATCACGCCCCGCCAGATATCCAGGTGTTTACCCAGGGTGTCTATTACTCGCTGGCGGTTGCCTTGCCCATGGGCCTGGCCACACCCTTTGCCGGGTATCTGTACGAGACGCAGCCACAATGGTCCTGGTATGTCATGGCGCTGTTTGCCCTGATGGGAACCGTGCTGGCATTCATTGCTCACCAGAAAATGCGAAGTGCAACCGATGCCACAACGAACGTTTACAGCCGTCTGCTTTGA